Proteins found in one Anoplolepis gracilipes chromosome 7, ASM4749672v1, whole genome shotgun sequence genomic segment:
- the Tor gene encoding serine/threonine-protein kinase mTOR isoform X2 — protein MFYTLIYTSNNKTMSSILMQQFVQRLKSRNEEARNKAARDLCLYVKRELREASQEEITAFMDEFNHHIFEMVSASDINEKKGGILAIVCLIGADVGNFNTRTVRFANYLRNLIPSNDVGVMQLAAKTVGKLALVSGTYTAEYVEFEVKRAFEWLGADRHDGRRHAAVLVLRELAVSVPTYFFQQVTPFFELIFNAIHDPKPVIREGAVEALRAALVVTAQRETAKQMHKSQWYKQCYDEVVDGFEEVHTKERGINRDDRIHGSLLVLNELLRCSNVQWERNYEALMERLNGSTQNENDILSLMPRLKTTIVSKWARSSQNASTSQHTLYPAHESTVCRCLMQERLDDMYNDIMNQKISRNPHIQHALMMLLPRLAAFNKEKFIKDHLKESLAYLLLILRSREKDRYAAFTSIGFIAVAVEDAINPYLPKIMEVIKSLLPSKETPSKKRISLEPAVFVCITLLGHAVKQVIASDVRDLLEPMFQTGLSPILTTALRELAHSIPSLQVDISQGLLRMLSQVLMQKPLRHPGAPWTVTSPNSAADDVSSTVLALKTLGTFNFDNNPLLQFVKRCADHFLTSEQAEVRLEAVKTCSRLLRLTLNQSGPTVITTVSTVLGKLLVVGITDTDPDVRLWVLASLDDSFDVQLAQAENLSALFIAMNDEMFEIRELAVRTVGRLSTLNPAYVMPSLRKTLVQFLTELEHSGMGRNKEQAARMLDHLVVTAPRLVRPYMEPILKVLVPKLKESDPNPGVILAVLRAIGDLAEVNGAEMQQWMPELSSILLEMLVDASSPEKRGVALWVFGQLVGSTGHVVKPYMQYPTLLDVLINFLKTEQQPIIRRETIRVLGLLGALDPYKHKMNLGQIDCQLDTLSSMADTKSDVENTQDLTTSEMLVNMSPSTLEEFYPAIAITTLMRIIREPTLSQHHTMVVQAVTFIFKSLGIKCVPYISQVMPSFLNVVHTADINFREFLFQQLAVLIAIVKQHIRNYLDDIFTLIKEFWTVNSPLQTTLILLVEQIAVALGAEFKIYLPQLMPPILRVLTHDTSKDRAVTVKLLLALQTFGNNLDNYLHLVLPPIVKLFYANDCPIAVNKVALETVDLLADTLDFTDFASRIVHTLVRTLDQCPELRNTAMDTLCAVVMQLGKKYQIFIVLVQKVMTKHKIVNSRYDVLVDKILTDTTATDGEDFLLMRMRHSRNKNRELSLTPSETTTIKKLHVSASNLQKAWTATRRVSKDDWLEWLRCFSIGLLKESPSPALRSCWALAQTYAVLPRDLFNAAFVSCWTELNENYRTELIQTLHQALMVPDLPTEVTQTILNLAEFMEHCDKGPLPLDNKILGDTAMHCRAYAKALHYKEDEFHKSRSSNVFESLISINNKLQQKEAAEGLLEYVMNQHNQQDLKVQIRWYEKLHNWDKALQLYQERLESNSTDVESILGEMRCLEALGEWGQLHEIATKQWSSNQCDDIKQRMSRMAAAAAWGLGQWESMQKYVSLIPKDSQDGAFYRAVLAIHDEQYNVAHQLIDSARDLLDTELTAMAGESYQRAYNAMVEVQKLAELEEVIQFKLVPERRTAIKAMWWERLQGGQKIVEDWQKIIQVHTLVVSPQDDMYTWLKYASLCRKSGSLMLCHKTLVMLMGTDPSLTPDQPLPTTHPQVTFAYCKHLWVANKREEAYGQLQRFVQTYLHPTTAAVTTNQDDEKQHESKKRVLARCYLKLGEWLEALQGINERSIPAVLSYYAAATEHDPTWYKAWHAFAYTNYETVLFYKHQQGNDSAPTEAAVPGNGTRNNLSQYISQFTVPAVEGFFRSINLSDGNSLQDTLRLLTLWFDYGQWPEVYDAVVEGIRLIEINTWLQVIPQLIARIDTPRALVGRCIHHLLIDIGKTHPQALVYPLTVASKSASHARKTAANKILKSMCEHSPTLVQQAMMASDELIRVAILWHELWHEGLEEASRLYFGERNVRGMFDTLEPLHAMLERGPQTLKETSFNQAYGRDLMEAQEWCHRYKASRNVRDLNQAWDLYYHVFRRISRQLPQLTSLELQYVSPKLLLCRDLELAVPGSYSPGQPIVRIASIHSSMQVITSKQRPRKLCIKGSNGKDYMFLLKGHEDLRQDERVMQLFGLVNTLLLHDPDTFRRNLTIQRYAVIPLSTNSGLIGWVPYCDTLHTLIRDYREKKKILLNIEHRIMLRMAPDYDHLMLMQKVEVFEHALEHTHGDDLARLLWLKSPSSEIWFDRRTNYTRSLAVMSMVGYILGLGDRHPSNLMLDRLSGKILHIDFGDCFEVAMTREKFPEKIPFRLTRMLINAMEVTGIEGTYRRTCESVMSVLHRNKDSLMAVLEAFVYDPLLNWRLMDNAVPKGKRSDAQSMSTSSSQEQGDMLDSLTATLPKKGVPCSIENGADNNQPEALNKKALAIITRVRDKLTGRDFSHEESLSVRRQVDLLIQQATNNENLCQCYIGWCPFW, from the exons ATGTTTTACACCTTGATTTATACAtccaataataaaacaatgtcGAGTATATTAATGCAACAATTTGTTCAACGACTCAAGTCAAGGAATGAGGAGGCACGTAACAAAGCGGCGCGCGACTTGTGCCTGTACGTCAAGAGAGAGTTGCGAGAAGCATCGCAGGAAGAGATTACAGCTTTTATGGATGAATTTAATCATCACATATTTGAAATGGTATCTGCCTCTGATATAAATGAGAAGAAGGGTGGTATATTAGCCATAGTTTGCCTTATAGGAGCAGACGTAGGTAATTTTAACACACGAACGGTACGATTTGCCAATTACCTTAGGAACTTGATACCTTCCAACGATGTAGGTGTTATGCAATTAGCTGCGAAGACTGTTGGGAAATTAGCCCTTGTTTCGGGCACTTACACAGCCGAGTACGTGGAGTTTGAGGTGAAACGTGCCTTCGAATGGCTTGGCGCAGACAGACACGATGGTAGAAGACACGCCGCCGTGCTTGTGCTGAGAGAACTCGCTGTCTCTGTGCCAACATACTTTTTTCAACAAGTTACACCGTTTTTCGAATTGATATTTAACGCTATACATGATCCTAAACCAGTTATACGGGAGGGCGCTGTGGAAGCTTTGAGAGCAGCACTGGTAGTCACCGCTCAGAGGGAAACTGCGAAACAAATGCACAAGTCTCAATGGTATAAACAATGCTACGACGAAGTAGTCGACGGATTCGAAGAGGTCCATACGAAGGAGAGGGGCATTAACAGGGACGATAGGATACATGGCTCGTTATTGGTGTTAAATGAGCTGCTGAGATGTAGTAATGTACAGTGGGAAAGGAATTACGAGGCTTTAATGGAGAGACTAAATGGTTCTACgcaaaatgaaaatgatattCTTTCTTTGATGCCACGCTTGAAGACAACAATAGTATCCAAGTGGGCTAGGTCCTCGCAGAACGCTTCCACGTCTCAACACACCTTATATCCAGCGCACGAATCAACTGTTTGCCGATGTTTAATGCAAGAAAGATTGGATGATATGTACAACGACATTATGAATCAAAAGATATCGAGAAATCCGCACATTCAACATGCCCTTATGATGTTATTGCCGAGGCTTGCCGCATTTaacaaagagaaatttataaaagatcatCTGAAAGAGTCGTTGGCGTATCTTCTGTTGATCTTGCGCAGTCGCGAAAAGGATCGCTATGCCGCTTTCACGTCAATTGGTTTTATAGCTGTAGCGGTAGAGGACGCGATAAATCCCTACTTACCAAAGATTATGGAAGTGATCAAAAGTCTACTCCCGTCTAAGGAAACGCCAAGCAAGAAACGTATCTCCTTAGAACCCGCGGTATTTGTTTGCATCACTTTGCTTGGTCACGCTGTTAAACAAGTCATAGCTTCCGACGTTAGGGATCTGTTAGAGCCCATGTTCCAAACTGGATTGAGCCCAATTTTAACTACGGCACTCAGAGAACTGGCGCACAGCATCCCGTCTCTGCAAGTAGATATATCTCAAGGTCTCTTGCGAATGTTATCTCAGGTTTTGATGCAAAAGCCATTGAGACATCCTGGAGCGCCGTGGACGGTGACAAGTCCTAATTCCGCAGCGGATGACGTCTCGTCAACGGTACTCGCATTAAAGACTCTAGGCACATTTAACTTTGATAATAATCCGCTGTTACAATTCGTAAAAAGATGCGCGGATCACTTTTTAACATCGGAACAGGCAGAGGTCCGATTGGAGGCTGTGAAAACGTGTTCAAGATTATTGAGATTGACGCTGAATCAATCTGGTCCTACGGTAATCACCACCGTTTCAACTGTTCTTGGTAAATTGTTAGTCGTAGGAATAACCGATACGGATCCCGATGTTCGACTATGGGTATTGGCATCGTTGGACGATTCCTTTGATGTTCAATTGGCACAAGCGGAGAATTTATCCGCGCTATTTATCGCTATGAACGACGAGATGTTCGAGATAAGGGAATTAGCAGTTCGTACCGTCGGACGACTTAGCACATTAAATCCCGCTTATGTTATGCCGTCGTTGAGGAAGACTTTGGTGCAATTTCTCACGGAATTGGAACACTCGGGAATGGGTCGTAATAAAGAACAGGCCGCCCGTATGTTGGATCACCTAGTCGTCACCGCGCCGAGACTCGTTCGACCATATATGGAACCGATCCTGAAAGTTCTCGTaccaaaattaaaagaatccGATCCGAATCCCGGAGTAATATTAGCTGTCTTGCGTGCGATCGGTGATCTTGCGGAAGTCAACGGTGCCGAAATGCAACAATGGATGCCCGAACTCTCGTCGATATTGCTAGAAATGTTAGTAGATGCTAGCTCGCCCGAGAAAAGAGGTGTGGCATTGTGGGTGTTCGGTCAGTTGGTCGGTAGTACCGGTCACGTAGTAAAACCATACATGCAATATCCAACCTTGCTGGACGTTCTTATCAATTTCCTCAAGACCGAGCAACAACCAATTATCAGGAGAGAGACCATCCGAGTACTTGGACTGTTAGGTGCATTGGATCCGTACAAACACAAGATGAACCTTGGACAGATTGACTGCCAGTTAGACACGCTTAGTTCGATGGCGGACACCAAGAGCGACGTGGAGAATACTCAGGACTTGACTACCAGCGAGATGTTGGTGAATATGTCGCCGTCCACGTTGGAGGAGTTTTATCCAGCGATCGCTATTACGACCCTCATGCGAATTATTCGTGAACCGACCTTATCCCAGCATCACACTATGGTGGTACAAGCGGTGACCTTTATATTCAAAAGTCTTGGGATAAAATGCGTGCCGTACATTTCGCAGGTGATGCCGAGCTTCCTGAACGTCGTGCATACGgcagatataaattttcgagAATTCCTGTTTCAACAATTGGCCGTTCTCATTGCCATCGTCAAGCAACATATACGAAATTACTTGGATGATATATTCACTTTGATCAAAGAATTCTGGACCGTGAACAGTCCGTTGCAGACTACGTTGATACTTTTGGTTGAGCAGATCGCAGTGGCCTTGGGAGCGGAATTCAAGATCTACCTACCACAACTAATGCCTCCGATACTAAGAGTACTGACACACGACACCAGCAAAGATCGCGCGGTAACAGTCAAGTTGCTTCTGGCACTACAAACATTCGGAAACAATCTGGACAATTATCTGCATCTCGTTCTACCGCCAATTGTAAAGTTGTTTTACGCAAACGATTGCCCGATAGCCGTAAATAAAGTTGCGCTCGAGACGGTCGATCTCTTGGCAGATACGCTGGATTTCACAGACTTCGCGTCACGAATTGTTCACACTTTAGTACGTACGTTGGATCAATGTCCGGAGCTGAGGAACACGGCTATGGACACGCTCTGCGCCGTCGTAATGCAATTGGGCAAAAAGTATCAAATTTTCATCGTGTTAGTGCAAAAAGTCATGACGAAGCACAAGATTGTCAATTCCCGATATGACGTTCTAGTAGACAAAATTCTTACCGACACGACCGCGACGGACGGTGAAGATTTCTTGCTAATGAGGATGCGACACTCGCGCAATAAGAATCGTGAGCTGTCCTTGACACCTTCGGAGACGACCACGATTAAGAAATTGCACGTGTCAGCCTCTAACTTGCAGAAAGCATGGACGGCAACGCGACGAGTGTCCAAGGATGATTGGCTCGAGTGGTTGCGGTGTTTTTCCATTGGTCTGCTCAAAGAGTCCCCGTCTCCAGCTCTGAGATCTTGTTGGGCATTGGCGCAAACGTACGCCGTGTTACCGCGAGATCTATTCAACGCGGCTTTTGTCTCATGTTGGACTGAATTAAACGAAAATTACAGGACAGAACTTATACAGACTCTGCATCAAGCGTTAATGGTTCCCGATCTACCCACCGAAGTGACGCAGACCATCTTGAACCTGGCTGAATTTATGGAGCACTGCGACAAAGGCCCGTTGCCTTTGGATAACAAGATTCTCGGGGACACGGCGATGCATTGTCGCGCGTACGCTAAAGCGTTGCACTATAAAGAAGACGAGTTTCACAAAAGTAGAAGCAGTAACGTATTCGAGTCTCTCATCTCCATCAATAATAAGCTTCAACAGAAAGAGGCGGCCGAAGGTTTGTTGGAGTATGTAATGAATCAGCATAATCAACAGGATCTTAAAGTACAGATACGTTGGTACGAGAAGCTTCACAACTGGGACAAGGCGCTGCAATTGTACCAGGAACGTTTGGAGAGCAATTCTACGGATGTGGAATCTATCCTGGGCGAGATGCGTTGTCTAGAGGCTCTCGGCGAGTGGGGCCAACTACATGAGATCGCTACGAAACAATGGTCGTCAAATCAATGCGACGACATCAAGCAAAGAATGTCGAGGATGGCGGCAGCCGCGGCATGGGGTTTGGGTCAGTGGGAAAGTATGCAAAAGTATGTCTCGCTGATACCAAAGGACTCTCAAGACGGAGCATTTTACAGAGCAGTACTGGCGATCCACGACGAACAATACAACGTCGCGCATCAACTCATCGACAGCGCGAGAGATCTGTTGGACACTGAGCTGACCGCGATGGCTGGCGAGAGCTATCAACGAGCGTACAATGCCATGGTGGAGGTACAAAAATTGGCAGAGTTGGAGGAGGTGATACAGTTCAAGTTAGTACCCGAACGGAGAACAGCTATCAAGGCCATGTGGTGGGAGAGACTTCAAGGCGGACAGAAAATAGTGGAAGACTGGCAGAAGATCATACAGGTGCATACGTTGGTAGTCTCGCCGCAGGATGACATGTACACGTGGCTCAAGTACGCCAGTCTCTGCCGAAAAAGCGGCAGCTTGATGTTGTGTCACAAAACATTGGTGATGTTAATGGGCACGGATCCGTCTTTGACTCCGGATCAACCCTTACCGACCACTCATCCCCAAGTGACTTTTGCTTACTGCAAGCACCTGTGGGTCGCGAATAAACGTGAAGAAGCTTACGGTCAGTTGCAGCGATTCGTGCAGACTTATTTGCATCCGACAACAGCGGCAGTAACGACGAATCAGGACGACGAGAAGCAACACGAGAGCAAAAAGAGAGTGCTCGCCAGATGCTATCTCAAGCTCGGCGAGTGGCTGGAAGCCTTGCAGGGGATAAACGAGCGCTCTATTCCCGCGGTATTATCTTATTACGCCGCAGCGACGGAACACGATCCTACGTGGTACAAAGCGTGGCACGCGTTCGCCTATACTAATTACGAAACTGTACTGTTCTACAAGCATCAACAGGGCAACGATTCCGCGCCCACAGAAGCAGCTGTACCCGGGAACGGAACGCGCAATAATCTTTCGCAATATATATCTCAGTTTACTGTACCCGCTGTGGAAGGATTTTTCAGATCCATCAATTTGTCGGATGGAAATTCCCTGCAAGATACTCTCCGTCTGCTGACGCTCTGGTTCGATTATGGCCAATGGCCGGAAGTGTACGACGCCGTCGTCGAAGGTATAAGATTGATAGAAATAAACACCTGGCTGCAAGTGATCCCACAACTTATAGCCAGGATCGACACTCCTAGGGCGCTAGTTGGCCGTTGTATACACCATCTTCTTATAGACATAGGAAAAACGCATCCTCAGGCTCTGGTTTATCCGTTAACGGTAGCCTCGAAGAGCGCCAGTCATGCAAGAAAGACCGCGgctaataaaattctcaaaagcATGTGCGAGCACAGCCCAACGTTGGTCCAGCAAGCCATGATGGCGAGCGACGAGCTTATCAGGGTCGCAATTTTATGGCACGAACTATGGCACGAAGGTTTGGAGGAGGCCAGTAGATTGTATTTTGGCGAGAGAAATGTTAGAGGCATGTTCGACACCCTGGAGCCGTTACACGCCATGCTCGAAAGGGGGCCGCAAACTTTAAAAGAGACTTCTTTCAATCAAGCTTATGGAAGGGACTTGATGGAAGCGCAAGAATGGTGTCATAGGTATAAAGCGTCACGAAACGTTCGAGATTTGAATCAAGCTTgggatttatattatcatgtgTTTCGGAGGATATCTCGACAACTGCCGCAATTGACCAGTTTAGAATTGCAATACGTTAGCCCGAAATTGCTTCTATGTCGAGACTTGGAGTTGGCCGTACCGGGAAGTTACAGTCCTGGTCAACCTATAGTGAGAATAGCTAGTATTCATAGTTCTATGCAAGTGATAACCAGCAAACAGAGACCACGGAAACTATGCATTAAAG gtaGCAACGGTAAGGATTACATGTTCCTATTGAAAGGTCACGAGGATCTACGACAAGATGAAAGGGTGATGCAGTTATTTGGTCTAGTTAATACTCTCTTGTTGCACGATCCGGATACTTTCCGAAGAAATCTTACTATTCAG agatACGCTGTGATTCCATTATCCACAAACAGTGGCTTAATCGGTTGGGTACCGTATTGTGATACGCTTCACACTCTTATTAGAGATTATagggagaagaaaaagatactACTCAATATCGAACACAGGATTATGTTACGA atgGCACCTGATTACGATCATCTCATGCTCATGCAAAAAGTCGAGGTGTTTGAACACGCGCTCGAACATACACATGGAGATGACTTGGCCCGTCTTTTATGGCTAAAGTCACCATCGAGCGAGATATGGTTCGATCGCAGGACAAATTATACACGCTCTTTAGCCGTGATGTCTATGGTGGGATACATACTTGGTCTCGGCGATCGTCATCCTTCTAATCTAATGTTGGATCGTCTTAGCGGTAAGATATTACACATCGACTTCGGGGATTGTTTCGAGGTGGCGATGACGCGCGAGAAGTTCCCGGAGAAGATACCGTTCCGTTTGACGCGAATGCTGATCAACGCGATGGAAGTGACCGGCATCGAGGGAACGTATAGAAGAACCTGTGAATCCGTGATGTCTGTATTGCATCGGAACAAGGACAGTCTAATGGCAGTCCTGGAAGCGTTCGTGTACGATCCTCTCCTCAATTGGAGATTAATGGACAATGCAGTGCCCAAAGGTAAACGATCGGACGCCCAGAGTATGAGCACTAGCAGTAGCCAAGAACAGGGCGATATGCTCGATTCTCTTACTGCCACATTACCAAAGAAGGGTGTACCGTGTAGCATTGAAAATGGAG CTGATAATAATCAACCAGAAGCATTGAATAAGAAAGCCTTGGCGATTATAACCAGAGTCAGAGACAAATTAACAGGACGTGATTTTTCACACGAGGAAAGTCTCAGCGTTCGACGACAAGTCGATCTACTAATTCAACAGGCTACAAATAACGAAAACCTTTGTCAATGTTACATTGGAtg GTGTCCATTTTGGTAA